A stretch of Phragmites australis chromosome 12, lpPhrAust1.1, whole genome shotgun sequence DNA encodes these proteins:
- the LOC133887293 gene encoding uncharacterized protein LOC133887293 isoform X2, with protein sequence MEPRRLEQLVFLLCCFAAITCRLHAQPQAQTTLQHLKSSPHHGAVGRILSEMENRSESALSRRTKRIDPLDGLRKYEGGYNITDKHYWSSTIFTGRSGYIIAALWLIGGVVFGSILLISKIFFTKRNARYGDIDYFLERYQILTVILCILLAIFTIVASAIAIRGTLQFHSRAESVKEIIGRTALEATATIYNITGAIEMMQNTSKLYNYSSQAWDHLNSTVEALNSEAGEIQAKAEKNMYLVSKGIKTLEYVTIFTVTLNLVAVLALLGRPLRLQKLCYLCIVFCWILTALFWMYFGLYYFFDKFVGDTCVALDEYQLNPQNSTLGTIIPCSEKLSGNLILHDVGAGIHDIIDQVNSNIYTIKSEYAMKQLDYICNPFTGPPEYQYRPKNCPSGAATIGDIPQILKRLTCSDFGGGANCAPADLSSAIDYDKVQSYTSSIQNVLNIFPGTERLVSCELVKAGFADIVGNQCAPLRRGARTAWAALAALSAAMALLLLLELAVAGGARHPGDERLSVRHLTSSTNSEISEVEFAEMHAKKVRIRVGP encoded by the exons ATGGAACCGAGGAGGTTGGAGCAGTTAGTGTTTCTGCTCTGTTGCTTTGCGGCAATCACATGCAGGTTACACGCACAACCTCAGGCCCAAACCACTCTGCAACACCTCAAAAGCTCGCCCCACCATGGAGCAG TGGGTAGGATTTTGTCAGAGATGGAAAACAGATCGGAGAGCGCGCTCTCAAGAAGAACGAAAAGAATTGATCCACTTGATGGACTAAGGAAGTACGAGGGAGGGTACAATATCACAGACAAGCATTACTGGAGT TCGACCATATTTACAGGTAGATCTGGATACATTATTGCAGCATTATGGCTTATTGGTGGTGTTGTTTTTGGGTCGATTCTTCTCATCTCGAAGATTTTCTTCACCAAAAGAAATGCAAGATATGGTGATATCGACTATTTTCTTGAGAGATACCAAATATTAACCGTGATACTTTGTATCCTCCTTGCAATTTTTACCAT AGTTGCATCAGCAATCGCAATTCGTGGTACCCTACAATTCCACTCAAGAGCAGAATCTGTGAAAGAGATCATTGGGAGGACTGCACTTGAGGCAACAGCGACGATTTACAACATAACAGGAGCCATTGAGATGATGCAAAACACATCAAAGCTATACAACTACAGCAGCCAAGCTTGGGATCATCTGAACTCCACAGTGGAGGCGCTCAACTCCGAAGCCGGGGAGATTCAGGCCAAGGCGGAGAAGAACATGTACTTGGTCAGCAAAGGGATCAAGACACT GGAGTATGTGACAATTTTTACTGTGACACTGAATCTTGTCGCTGTTCTCGCATTGCTGG GGAGGCCTCTAAGGTTGCAGAAACTGTGCTACTT GTGCATTGTCTTCTGCTGGATACTGACAGCCCTCTTCTGGATGTACTTCGGCCTGTACTACTTCTTCGACAAGTTTGTTGGTGACACATGTGTCGCTCTCGATGAGTACCAGCTGAACCCTCAGAACAGCACGCTGGGAACCATCATACCCTGCAGCGAGAAGCTCTCCGGCAACCTGATCCTGCACGACGTTGGTGCGGGAATCCATGACATCATAGATCAGGTGAATTCCAACATTTACACGATAAAATCGGAGTATGCTATGAAGCAGCTGGACTACATCTGCAATCCCTTCACCGGGCCGCCGGAGTACCAGTACCGGCCAAAGAACTGCCCCTCCGGTGCCGCCACCATCGGTGACATCCCTCAG ATCCTGAAGAGGCTGACGTGCTCAGACTTCGGCGGCGGAGCAAACTGCGCCCCGGCCGACCTCTCGTCGGCGATCGACTACGACAAGGTGCAGTCGTACACGAGCTCCATCCAGAACGTGCTGAACATCTTCCCGGGCACGGAGCGGCTGGTGAGCTGCGAGCTGGTGAAGGCCGGCTTCGCGGACATCGTGGGCAACCAGTGCGCGCCGCTGCGGCGCGGCGCGCGCACGGCGTGGGCCGCGCTCGCCGCGCTGTCCGCGGCCATGGCGCTGCTGCTCTTGCTCGAGCTCGCCGTGGCCGGGGGCGCGCGCCACCCCGGCGACGAGCGCCTGTCCGTGAGGCACCTCACCTCATCGACCAACTCGGAGATATCGGAGGTCGAGTTCGCCGAGATGCACGCCAAGAAAGTGCGGATCAGGGTCGGGCCGTGA
- the LOC133887293 gene encoding uncharacterized protein LOC133887293 isoform X1: MEPRRLEQLVFLLCCFAAITCRLHAQPQAQTTLQHLKSSPHHGAVGRILSEMENRSESALSRRTKRIDPLDGLRKYEGGYNITDKHYWSSTIFTGRSGYIIAALWLIGGVVFGSILLISKIFFTKRNARYGDIDYFLERYQILTVILCILLAIFTIVASAIAIRGTLQFHSRAESVKEIIGRTALEATATIYNITGAIEMMQNTSKLYNYSSQAWDHLNSTVEALNSEAGEIQAKAEKNMYLVSKGIKTLEYVTIFTVTLNLVAVLALLVGRPLRLQKLCYLCIVFCWILTALFWMYFGLYYFFDKFVGDTCVALDEYQLNPQNSTLGTIIPCSEKLSGNLILHDVGAGIHDIIDQVNSNIYTIKSEYAMKQLDYICNPFTGPPEYQYRPKNCPSGAATIGDIPQILKRLTCSDFGGGANCAPADLSSAIDYDKVQSYTSSIQNVLNIFPGTERLVSCELVKAGFADIVGNQCAPLRRGARTAWAALAALSAAMALLLLLELAVAGGARHPGDERLSVRHLTSSTNSEISEVEFAEMHAKKVRIRVGP; encoded by the exons ATGGAACCGAGGAGGTTGGAGCAGTTAGTGTTTCTGCTCTGTTGCTTTGCGGCAATCACATGCAGGTTACACGCACAACCTCAGGCCCAAACCACTCTGCAACACCTCAAAAGCTCGCCCCACCATGGAGCAG TGGGTAGGATTTTGTCAGAGATGGAAAACAGATCGGAGAGCGCGCTCTCAAGAAGAACGAAAAGAATTGATCCACTTGATGGACTAAGGAAGTACGAGGGAGGGTACAATATCACAGACAAGCATTACTGGAGT TCGACCATATTTACAGGTAGATCTGGATACATTATTGCAGCATTATGGCTTATTGGTGGTGTTGTTTTTGGGTCGATTCTTCTCATCTCGAAGATTTTCTTCACCAAAAGAAATGCAAGATATGGTGATATCGACTATTTTCTTGAGAGATACCAAATATTAACCGTGATACTTTGTATCCTCCTTGCAATTTTTACCAT AGTTGCATCAGCAATCGCAATTCGTGGTACCCTACAATTCCACTCAAGAGCAGAATCTGTGAAAGAGATCATTGGGAGGACTGCACTTGAGGCAACAGCGACGATTTACAACATAACAGGAGCCATTGAGATGATGCAAAACACATCAAAGCTATACAACTACAGCAGCCAAGCTTGGGATCATCTGAACTCCACAGTGGAGGCGCTCAACTCCGAAGCCGGGGAGATTCAGGCCAAGGCGGAGAAGAACATGTACTTGGTCAGCAAAGGGATCAAGACACT GGAGTATGTGACAATTTTTACTGTGACACTGAATCTTGTCGCTGTTCTCGCATTGCTGG TAGGGAGGCCTCTAAGGTTGCAGAAACTGTGCTACTT GTGCATTGTCTTCTGCTGGATACTGACAGCCCTCTTCTGGATGTACTTCGGCCTGTACTACTTCTTCGACAAGTTTGTTGGTGACACATGTGTCGCTCTCGATGAGTACCAGCTGAACCCTCAGAACAGCACGCTGGGAACCATCATACCCTGCAGCGAGAAGCTCTCCGGCAACCTGATCCTGCACGACGTTGGTGCGGGAATCCATGACATCATAGATCAGGTGAATTCCAACATTTACACGATAAAATCGGAGTATGCTATGAAGCAGCTGGACTACATCTGCAATCCCTTCACCGGGCCGCCGGAGTACCAGTACCGGCCAAAGAACTGCCCCTCCGGTGCCGCCACCATCGGTGACATCCCTCAG ATCCTGAAGAGGCTGACGTGCTCAGACTTCGGCGGCGGAGCAAACTGCGCCCCGGCCGACCTCTCGTCGGCGATCGACTACGACAAGGTGCAGTCGTACACGAGCTCCATCCAGAACGTGCTGAACATCTTCCCGGGCACGGAGCGGCTGGTGAGCTGCGAGCTGGTGAAGGCCGGCTTCGCGGACATCGTGGGCAACCAGTGCGCGCCGCTGCGGCGCGGCGCGCGCACGGCGTGGGCCGCGCTCGCCGCGCTGTCCGCGGCCATGGCGCTGCTGCTCTTGCTCGAGCTCGCCGTGGCCGGGGGCGCGCGCCACCCCGGCGACGAGCGCCTGTCCGTGAGGCACCTCACCTCATCGACCAACTCGGAGATATCGGAGGTCGAGTTCGCCGAGATGCACGCCAAGAAAGTGCGGATCAGGGTCGGGCCGTGA
- the LOC133886808 gene encoding uncharacterized protein LOC133886808, translated as MAAPRRPILLLLVLLAAVFSLSLATAFQSDELLLNDDEEFEGVGARPASRSPSTSSPSQPAVPSASSRRRPADASSPGVGESNAVQFTLEHDLGAGKGFTPAGSFSARLKSSVHGAQTLTKLRFMRNELTEDDKDAFKKLLQEDGFYTIRLPSNVLDPKRKDYVVSSIKARCIPRDTLDEHIDIHMHGVNILAVNYGSAGGCQYPRPVKLPSKWTFNSYTLLKTAEQAPRTPSFSDQLMEADNGLGEVMKPPEKSFWAKYWMYIIPLGLIVMNAVTAAANIPEEQAAGQGQAGAQRAPAAAARRR; from the exons ATGGCCGCCCCGCGCCGTcctatcctcctcctcctcgtcctactcgccgccgtcttctccctctccctcgcgACCGCCTTCCAGTCCGATGAGCTGCTCCTCAACGACGACGAGGAGTTCGAGGGCGTCGGCGCCCGCCCCGCCTCCCGCTCACCCTCGACCTCCTCGCCCTCCCAGCCGGCGGTCCCGTCTGCCTCCTCCCGGCGCCGACCCGCGGACGCGTCGTCGCCCGGGGTCGGAGAGTCCAACGCCGTGCAGTTCACGCTGGAGCACGACCTCGGCGCCGGCAAGGGGTTCACCCCCGCGGGGTCCTTCTCCGCCCGCCTCAAGTCCTCCGTCCACGGCGCGCAG ACTCTCACTAAGCTTCGCTTTATGAGGAATGAGTTAACCGAGGACGATAAAGATGCATTTAAA AAATTGCTGCAGGAAGATGGTTTTTATACAATTAGGCTGCCGTCTAATGTATTGGACCCTAAAAGAAAAGATTATGTTGTTTCCTCGATTAAAGCT AGATGCATTCCACGTGATACTTTGGATGAACACATTGATATCCACATG CATGGTGTTAATATTTTGGCAGTTAATTATGGTTCTGCTGGTGGATGCCAATACCCGCGGCCAGTGAAATTA CCATCAAAATGGACATTCAATTCATATACTCTTCTGAAGACTGCCGAACAAGCACCAAG AACTCCATCATTTTCTGATCAGTTAATGGAAGCTGATAATGGACTTGGTGAAGTGATGAAACCACCTGAGAAGTCTTTCTGGGCTAAATAT TGGATGTACATCATTCCGCTTGGTCTTATTGTCATGAATGCTGTTACGGCAGCAGCAAACATACCGGAGGAACAAGCTGCAGGGCAGGGCCAAGCAGGAGCACAACGGGCACCCGCTGCTGCTGCGAGGAGAAGATGA